The following proteins are encoded in a genomic region of uncultured Vibrio sp.:
- a CDS encoding primosomal replication protein has translation MNIDQLSAHLEQMAKQAAVLDRQRGEHHVPLFDERLFSCRSRLLTPCVKEAKSTLSAIVREQDEGKLTALRAEYLTERLVAQIAAIQREISTTKIRKNEIKHSSHFRKPINVLYQELAQHQEWARRLREMVLEKERAVATAPSFMRAEAQKVLLATEQRLQRCEAALVKLENQITHREKHQ, from the coding sequence ATGAACATCGATCAACTTTCAGCACATTTAGAGCAGATGGCAAAACAAGCAGCCGTGCTCGATCGTCAACGAGGCGAGCATCATGTGCCACTTTTTGATGAACGTCTGTTTAGCTGTCGTTCTCGATTATTGACGCCATGCGTTAAGGAAGCAAAGTCGACGTTGAGTGCTATTGTCCGCGAGCAGGACGAAGGAAAGTTAACCGCCCTGCGCGCTGAATATCTTACTGAGCGTTTAGTCGCACAGATTGCCGCTATCCAGCGGGAGATCTCAACCACCAAAATCCGTAAAAACGAAATTAAGCACAGCAGCCATTTCAGAAAGCCAATAAACGTACTGTATCAAGAGCTGGCTCAACACCAAGAGTGGGCTCGCCGTTTACGAGAAATGGTGCTCGAAAAAGAGCGAGCCGTAGCAACAGCACCAAGTTTTATGCGCGCAGAAGCGCAAAAGGTCCTGCTCGCGACAGAACAGCGGCTACAACGATGCGAAGCGGCTTTAGTCAAACTCGAAAACCAAATCACTCACAGGGAAAAACATCAGTAA
- the rsmS gene encoding pleiotropic regulatory protein RsmS, translated as MSDQPTSPLDDAPDDVKLAVDLIYLLESNEIAPEVALSALKIVQTDLENKLNQKP; from the coding sequence ATGTCTGACCAACCAACCTCTCCTCTTGACGATGCTCCAGATGACGTAAAGCTGGCCGTCGATCTGATCTACTTACTTGAGTCTAACGAAATTGCTCCCGAAGTTGCGCTAAGTGCTTTAAAAATCGTGCAGACTGACTTAGAAAACAAGTTGAACCAAAAACCGTAA
- the xthA gene encoding exodeoxyribonuclease III, whose product MKVISFNINGLRARLHQLQALIDKHQPDVIGLQEIKVHDEAFPIADVEAMGYKVYFHGQKAHYGVAMLCKQEPLSVQKGFPTDNEEHQKRMIMATFSDEKGEKVTVLNGYFPQGDNISHETKFPYKRQFYKDLMTYLNDHHSNDEQLIVMGDINISPIDDDIGIGEPNRKRWLKTGKCSFQPEEREWLKTLLDWGFEDTFRKLYPEVNDRFSWFDYRSRGFDDNRGLRIDVILATPSLAQKCIESGIDYELRGIEKPSDHAPIWSTFK is encoded by the coding sequence ATGAAAGTAATCAGCTTTAACATCAATGGACTGCGTGCGAGACTGCACCAACTCCAGGCGCTCATTGATAAACACCAGCCAGATGTTATCGGCCTACAAGAAATCAAAGTCCACGATGAAGCGTTTCCAATTGCAGATGTCGAAGCCATGGGTTACAAGGTGTATTTTCATGGTCAAAAGGCTCACTACGGTGTTGCAATGCTGTGTAAGCAAGAGCCTCTCAGTGTGCAAAAAGGTTTTCCTACCGATAATGAAGAACATCAAAAGCGCATGATCATGGCGACTTTTTCAGATGAAAAGGGCGAAAAGGTAACAGTACTTAACGGCTACTTCCCTCAAGGGGATAACATCAGTCACGAAACCAAATTCCCGTATAAGCGTCAGTTCTACAAAGATCTGATGACCTACTTGAATGATCATCACAGTAACGATGAGCAATTGATCGTCATGGGTGACATCAACATCAGCCCGATTGATGACGACATTGGCATTGGCGAGCCAAATCGCAAACGCTGGCTAAAAACGGGCAAATGTTCCTTCCAGCCAGAAGAGCGTGAATGGTTGAAAACTTTATTAGACTGGGGCTTTGAAGATACCTTCCGTAAACTGTACCCAGAAGTGAATGATCGCTTTTCGTGGTTTGACTACCGTTCTCGTGGTTTTGATGACAACCGTGGCCTACGAATCGATGTGATTCTGGCAACGCCTTCACTGGCACAGAAGTGTATCGAGTCAGGTATCGACTATGAACTGCGTGGCATTGAGAAACCATCAGACCACGCCCCTATCTGGTCAACGTTCAAATAA
- a CDS encoding ABC transporter permease encodes MDFSLIIESFPIYLSGLWTTVWLVGLSLIIGLCVSIPMGVARNSKNYALSMPAWAFIYFFRGTPLLVQLYLIYYGMDQFFPVKDTLWENAWFCALVAFVLNTSAYTAEIIRGAINGLPKGEVEAAKAYGMSKFKTYRRIILPSALRRALPVYSNEVIFMLHGSAVAGIVTIMDLTGAARLVNSRYYAPFESFLTAGLFYMTLTFIILWCFKHAEKRFLAYTRPLS; translated from the coding sequence ATGGATTTTTCACTGATTATTGAAAGTTTCCCGATTTATCTGAGTGGACTTTGGACGACCGTATGGCTGGTGGGGCTGTCACTTATTATCGGGTTGTGCGTGTCTATTCCGATGGGTGTAGCAAGAAACAGTAAAAACTATGCGTTAAGCATGCCAGCATGGGCATTTATCTACTTTTTCCGTGGGACACCGTTACTGGTTCAGCTATACCTCATTTATTACGGTATGGATCAGTTCTTCCCGGTAAAAGACACTCTTTGGGAAAATGCTTGGTTTTGTGCACTGGTTGCTTTTGTATTGAATACTTCAGCTTATACGGCGGAAATTATTCGCGGTGCAATTAATGGGTTACCAAAGGGTGAAGTCGAAGCGGCCAAAGCGTATGGGATGAGTAAATTTAAGACTTACCGTCGTATCATTTTGCCGAGTGCATTACGAAGAGCGTTACCTGTATATTCAAATGAAGTTATCTTTATGCTTCATGGTAGTGCGGTAGCCGGTATTGTAACCATCATGGATCTAACCGGTGCGGCACGTCTGGTTAACTCGCGTTACTACGCGCCATTTGAGTCGTTCTTAACTGCTGGCTTATTCTACATGACACTGACGTTTATCATTCTTTGGTGTTTTAAACATGCGGAGAAGCGTTTTCTGGCTTACACACGTCCGTTAAGCTAG
- a CDS encoding ABC transporter permease produces MLDLQGYEASIFTGALVTIEVAVLSLLLAVILGMLGALAKLSPYKWAKAIATLYTTIIRGIPDLVLMMLIFFGGQILLNNSLYSINETLNEWFASSDPNHEWTSYLPDYIDVSPFIAGVLTIGFIFGAYMAETFRGAIMAVDRGELEAAKAYGMNAVLSFRRILLPQMIRHALPGFGNNWLVLLKTTALVSIIGLDDMVRMSSLAAGSTKMPFTFYMAVAIIFLFFTSVSTGLLKLVERKFSIHAR; encoded by the coding sequence ATGCTGGATTTACAAGGATACGAAGCTTCCATCTTTACAGGAGCTTTAGTAACTATCGAAGTTGCAGTGCTTTCTCTGCTACTTGCAGTGATACTGGGCATGCTTGGTGCTTTAGCCAAGTTATCACCTTATAAATGGGCAAAAGCCATTGCCACTCTCTACACCACCATTATTCGCGGTATCCCAGATCTGGTTCTGATGATGCTGATTTTCTTTGGTGGACAAATACTTTTGAACAACAGCCTTTATTCTATCAATGAAACGTTAAATGAGTGGTTTGCGTCGAGTGACCCTAACCATGAGTGGACGTCTTATCTACCAGATTACATCGACGTGAGCCCATTTATTGCTGGTGTCTTAACGATCGGTTTTATTTTTGGTGCTTACATGGCGGAAACGTTTCGTGGCGCGATTATGGCCGTCGACAGAGGCGAGCTAGAAGCAGCGAAAGCTTACGGTATGAACGCGGTTTTATCGTTCAGACGAATTCTTTTGCCGCAGATGATTCGTCATGCTTTACCAGGTTTTGGTAATAACTGGTTAGTTTTGCTTAAAACCACAGCTCTGGTCTCTATTATTGGCCTTGATGACATGGTGAGAATGAGCTCTTTGGCTGCTGGCTCGACAAAAATGCCATTTACGTTCTACATGGCTGTCGCCATCATCTTTCTCTTCTTTACCAGCGTTTCAACAGGTTTACTTAAACTTGTTGAACGTAAGTTCAGTATTCATGCGAGGTAA
- a CDS encoding ABC transporter substrate-binding protein: MKKWLLAATLAATAVSGAVQAKEWKTVRFGVEGAYPPFSWTETDGSLKGFDVDMANALCEEMQVKCQIVAQDWDGIIPSLLARKYDAIIAAMSITEERKKKVDFTGKYALIPNKFIAKKGANLDFDNLDGKKIAVQRATTHDKYLTDNYGDKVEIVRYGSFDEAYLDLANGRVVAVLGDASALEEGVLNKAGGDAYEFVGPSLTDPKWFGEGFGIAVRKQDKDLTQKLDAAILSLRDKGVYQELAGKYFNYDIYGE; encoded by the coding sequence ATGAAAAAGTGGTTATTAGCAGCAACGCTTGCCGCAACGGCAGTGTCTGGCGCCGTTCAAGCGAAAGAATGGAAAACCGTTCGCTTTGGTGTTGAAGGTGCGTACCCTCCGTTTAGCTGGACTGAAACCGATGGTTCTTTGAAAGGCTTTGACGTTGATATGGCAAACGCACTTTGTGAAGAAATGCAAGTGAAGTGTCAAATCGTTGCTCAAGACTGGGATGGCATTATTCCCTCGCTTCTCGCACGTAAATACGACGCAATTATCGCCGCAATGTCGATTACCGAAGAGCGTAAGAAGAAAGTTGACTTCACTGGTAAATACGCACTCATTCCTAACAAATTCATTGCGAAGAAAGGCGCTAATCTAGACTTTGACAACCTAGATGGCAAAAAGATCGCGGTACAACGTGCAACTACGCACGATAAATACCTGACTGACAATTACGGTGACAAAGTTGAGATCGTACGTTACGGCTCATTTGATGAGGCTTATCTCGATCTTGCCAACGGTCGCGTTGTTGCGGTACTGGGCGATGCTTCGGCGTTAGAGGAAGGCGTACTAAACAAAGCTGGCGGTGATGCGTATGAGTTTGTTGGTCCATCGCTTACTGATCCGAAATGGTTTGGTGAAGGTTTTGGTATTGCGGTTCGTAAGCAAGATAAAGACCTGACGCAGAAACTAGACGCTGCAATTTTGTCACTACGTGACAAAGGTGTTTACCAAGAACTTGCTGGTAAATACTTCAATTACGATATCTACGGCGAATAA
- a CDS encoding ABC transporter ATP-binding protein codes for MNDVPALDIKDLHKTFGQNEVLKGISLSAHKGDVISIIGSSGSGKSTFLRCINLLETPTAGEIWVNGELIQMKNNRAGESVPANEKQVQRIRSRLAMVFQGFNLWSHLTVLENVIEAPIHVLGVPKAQAIENAEVLLKKVGLYERKDYYPGHLSGGQQQRAAIARALAVDPEVMLFDEPTSALDPELVGEVLGVMRDLAEEGRTMLVVTHEMAFARDVSNHVMFLHQGLVEEQGDPAKLFTNPDSPRLQQFISSIY; via the coding sequence ATGAATGATGTACCAGCGCTAGATATAAAAGACCTGCACAAAACATTTGGACAAAATGAAGTCCTGAAGGGAATCTCTCTTTCCGCACACAAAGGGGATGTTATCTCTATCATTGGCTCTTCCGGCTCCGGTAAGAGTACTTTTCTCAGATGTATTAACTTATTAGAGACACCAACCGCTGGTGAGATTTGGGTAAACGGTGAGCTTATTCAAATGAAGAATAACCGAGCTGGGGAATCGGTACCTGCCAACGAAAAGCAAGTACAGCGTATTCGTTCTCGTCTTGCGATGGTATTTCAGGGTTTTAACTTGTGGTCTCATCTTACCGTTTTAGAGAATGTTATCGAAGCACCTATTCACGTATTGGGTGTGCCGAAAGCTCAAGCCATTGAAAACGCAGAAGTACTACTCAAAAAAGTGGGTTTGTATGAGCGTAAGGATTATTACCCAGGACATTTATCTGGTGGTCAGCAACAACGTGCGGCAATTGCTCGCGCTTTGGCTGTCGACCCAGAAGTGATGCTGTTTGATGAACCAACCTCTGCGCTTGACCCAGAGTTGGTTGGAGAAGTGCTGGGGGTAATGAGAGACTTGGCAGAAGAAGGTCGTACTATGTTGGTAGTGACTCACGAAATGGCATTTGCTCGTGATGTATCGAACCACGTAATGTTTCTTCATCAAGGACTGGTCGAAGAACAAGGGGATCCTGCTAAGCTATTTACTAACCCAGATTCACCACGTTTACAGCAGTTTATTTCATCAATTTACTAA
- a CDS encoding flagellar sheath protein A → MKQLKIVPLVAIISGLMFGCGGGGGGGSTPKTLYKFTFVTAETQALTSNGSCTIYDRFTSNGVEQVLNYHAIGGVIDNQLTAYYSDASGERVGDLVTASNDRLTITLQNIPDDGSVTIQEANGTILNALTFSKQLLESDSSLRNVYLSAQANVSNTTCLTGDNDKTANKTSLDYKVAEDAVGNPYSTFYFDSQYETITANESRFTKGETLTAVSTEKTMVAQYRTDSRSALYQYGFEDWTDDRMVFAGNTSTPVVSSSGIDFTTIDIDTIYKNFSYRLAEVERTSEFYHPDTLNGDVWAFSVDGTIVTSGWDAQYTDVVADDWTIDVDDSSLFAVSNTQDTKPGVSNRTVYLSDSIGLGNENGLQRVSYQQGAMAGATPYVVRHSIYSTINDRIVVPELDYSSVPSDAANNLVISDSSLITQSYVFTQESSDVKVADFLSAYSNGDGQDTKEDVLGIVKNEQEVRAISNRLAQTKTLLLERTN, encoded by the coding sequence ATGAAACAGCTTAAAATAGTGCCGTTAGTGGCAATCATTTCGGGATTAATGTTCGGTTGTGGCGGCGGTGGCGGTGGTGGTAGCACACCAAAAACGCTGTATAAGTTCACTTTTGTGACCGCTGAAACTCAAGCGTTAACAAGTAATGGCTCTTGTACGATTTACGATAGATTCACCAGTAATGGTGTAGAGCAAGTACTCAATTATCATGCTATCGGTGGTGTGATTGACAACCAGCTCACCGCGTACTATTCAGATGCGTCTGGTGAGCGTGTCGGAGATTTAGTGACGGCAAGCAATGATCGGTTGACGATCACTCTACAAAATATTCCTGATGACGGCAGCGTGACGATTCAAGAAGCGAACGGCACTATTCTTAACGCGCTGACGTTTTCAAAACAACTGTTAGAGTCTGACTCTTCATTACGCAATGTCTACCTTTCCGCACAAGCTAATGTAAGTAACACGACGTGTTTAACGGGCGATAACGATAAAACGGCAAACAAGACAAGTCTCGACTACAAAGTGGCAGAAGACGCAGTAGGTAACCCTTACTCAACATTCTACTTCGATTCTCAGTATGAAACCATCACAGCAAACGAATCACGCTTCACGAAAGGCGAAACCTTGACCGCCGTTAGCACAGAAAAAACGATGGTTGCGCAGTACCGCACAGATTCACGTTCCGCACTCTACCAATACGGTTTTGAGGACTGGACGGATGACCGCATGGTATTTGCTGGTAATACATCCACTCCAGTGGTGAGTAGTTCCGGTATTGATTTCACAACCATTGATATTGACACCATTTACAAGAACTTTTCTTATCGTTTAGCGGAAGTGGAGAGAACGAGCGAGTTCTACCACCCCGACACACTAAATGGTGACGTATGGGCATTCAGTGTTGATGGGACTATTGTAACCTCTGGGTGGGATGCACAATACACCGATGTTGTAGCCGATGATTGGACTATTGACGTTGATGACTCATCACTTTTTGCTGTAAGTAACACACAAGATACTAAGCCAGGCGTTTCAAACCGTACGGTTTACTTAAGTGACAGCATTGGTTTGGGCAATGAAAATGGCTTGCAGCGAGTGAGTTACCAGCAAGGTGCAATGGCGGGCGCTACACCATACGTCGTACGTCACTCTATTTATTCAACCATCAATGATAGAATTGTTGTGCCTGAACTTGATTACTCAAGTGTACCGTCTGATGCAGCTAATAATCTTGTGATTTCAGACAGTTCTTTAATCACACAAAGCTATGTTTTCACACAAGAAAGCAGTGATGTCAAAGTTGCAGATTTCCTATCCGCTTATTCGAATGGTGATGGCCAAGACACTAAGGAAGATGTGTTGGGTATCGTTAAAAATGAACAAGAAGTAAGAGCGATCAGTAACCGTCTTGCTCAGACAAAAACACTGTTGTTAGAGAGAACTAACTAA